One genomic segment of Linepithema humile isolate Giens D197 chromosome 5, Lhum_UNIL_v1.0, whole genome shotgun sequence includes these proteins:
- the Sec31 gene encoding protein transport protein Sec31A isoform X1 — MKVKELLKTVNVAWSPPAQHPIMLAAGTAAQQLDASFSTSASLDLYSLNLQQPGYEMELQASVPSDHRFHKIIWGSYGNNPAGIIVGGCEDGTIKIYSAAKLLARDNNYLINSPLRHAGPVRAMDFNPFRDENQLATGATESEIFIWDINTNTPTTLSKNQQSEDVQHIAWNKQVHLKDILASTFSQCCVIWNVKEKKPIFKLTDANSRVRWKVAQWHPDVGTQLCLASEDDQTPIIELWDVRVPTSPLKTLQGHQRGVLSIAWNPQDSDLLLSCAKDNRILCWNPNSNAQNGEVICELAQTAQWNFDVSWCPRHPGLIVGSSFDGHAVVYSLLGGSQQEISNRMDLFPGIDPFNQPLPTMQTGTAPVLTKAPKWLRRPFGASFGFGGKLVIFENQSADLNRKPNLERKVIISQVITQPSLIQRSNKLKAAVETEQYSDFCQEKVDRSSDEHSKKIWSCVRAYFDENVTKSILELLGYNIETMNNKLNQFIPQDDISSIIEGVSNLNNVLNGNVMAGSTGFDTIAQEQSKKASLNKLVDNTYTINTSDDEDGLITQAILLGNIEAAVSLCFASKRYADAIILSMAAGPELLARTQYRYFSEHSSALNSLINSLVSENWAEVVSSSDIKCWKEALIGIFTHSSTQERSALCDMLGDRLVSCDNPSLKKQAQICYICSGNLNKLIEVSDADIQEVVELVVIMQKALELQGVREFEIKDKIASVLSQYAEMLAAEGDLEAALNYLGNSQEQRVSMLRDRLCKALSYIQEQRHVAKPATQNYYYEQTQRPSQNLQNVYNPLQQPFQQTLGQAPAQSWNTTPLKQTYGASTNPFNSPPSQLSQPPQSSQPYGMPPLPPQPQAQSTIYDQYSTSHSYNQAPYNQVPAQPPPPPPPTSGSSLSGSRPSSVGPQSRSKYLIDPSVKSTPSYGQSGFPSQNPIYNSQQVAPVPGYPLQNSYQPQVPMSGNVYPNQPPTFMNNPKEPELHKPPQSNVMPPAQNAPQTQIYEPVRSQPASQIPLPGNENMYQIPPQSSGWNDPPIGKSSKMQPVLALYNKNEMSAEHAGTRKWKAKHSRGTNVKPKQEFQSKVPILHPLRGSQPEPAPLPQDNLYQPLESHAPYNSQYGQSMPSIASPIKPPVEPLQPAMPAKVVEHEKPKAPIPEQHVHLKTVLDELKNQCYENAKNPQIKRKIEDVSKKLEVLYDCLRENKLSQNTLQGLHQISQTIQNGNYTGGLDLHTQLVSGPDFSQIASFMPGIKVLLLSALQLSVYIR; from the exons ATGAAAGTCAAGGAATTGCTGAAGACTGTGAATGTAGCATGGTCTCCACCAGCTCAACATCCTATCATGTTGGCTGCGGGGACAGCGGCACAACAACTAGATGCAAGTTTTAGTACTTCTGCCAGTTTAGATTTGTACTCATTGAACTTACAACAACCAGGATATGAAATGGAACTTCAAGCCAGTGTTCCCAGTGATCACAG gtttcataaaattatttggggATCCTACGGAAATAACCCAGCAGGCATAATTGTTGGAGGTTGTGAGGATGGCactataaaaatctattctgCTGCAAAGTTATTGGCCAgggataataattatttgataaatagtCCTCTCAGACATGCCGGACCTGTCAGGGCAATGGATTTTAATCCGTTCCGGGATGAAAATCAGTTAGCTACAGGTGCAACAGAGagtgagatttttatttgggacattaaTACAAATACACCAACAACACTTTCTAAAAATCAGCAGTCAGAAGATGTTCAACACATTGCTTGGAACAAACAAG TACATTTAAAGGATATTCTTGCATCCACATTTTCACAGTGCTGTGTTATATGGaatgtgaaagaaaaaaagccaATATTCAAACTGACAGATGCAAATTCAAGG GTACGTTGGAAAGTTGCCCAATGGCATCCAGATGTTGGAACACAATTGTGCTTAGCATCCGAGGATGATCAAACACCCATCATTGAATTGTGGGATGTAAGAGTTCCAACATCACCTCTAAAAACTCTGCAAGGTCATCAGCGTGGTGTTCTATCAATTGCATGGAATCCACAAGATTCTGATCTACTTTTGAGCTGCGCAAAGGATAATAGAATTTTGTGTTGGAATCCTAATTCAAACGCACAG AATGGTGAAGTGATATGTGAGTTAGCTCAAACAGCTCAATGGAATTTTGATGTCTCGTGGTGTCCGAGGCATCCAGGATTAATTGTTGGCAGTAGCTTCGATGGCCATGCTGTTGTCTACTCTTTATTAGGTGGATCACAACAAGAAATATCCAACAGAATGGATTTATTCCCAGGAATAGATCCTTTCAACCAGCCTCTACCTACAATGCAAACAGGAACAGCACCAGTTTTAACAAAAGCGCCTAAATGGTTAAGAAGACCATTTGGAGCATCATTTGGG ttcgGTGgtaaattagtaattttcgaGAATCAATCTGCTGATTTAAACAGAAAGCCAAATTTAGAGAGGAAAGTTATTATATCACAAGTAATCACACAACCCAGTCTCATTCAACGttccaataaattaaaagcagCAGTGGAAACTGAACAATATAGTGATTTCTGTCAAGAAAAGGTGGATAGATCGTCAGATGAACATTCGAAAAAAATCTGGAGCTGTGTTCGTGCTTACTTTGACGAAAATGTGACAAAGAGTATATTAGAATTATTGGGCTACAATATCGAAACGATGAATAATAAACTGAATCAGTTTATACCTCAGGATGATATAAGCAGCATCATAGAAGGTGTCTCTAATCTTAACAAT GTATTAAATGGAAATGTTATGGCCGGTAGTACTGGATTTGATACCATTGCACAAGAGCAAAGCAAGAAAGCATCGTTAAACAAACTTGTGGATAACACTTACACCATAAATACTTCCGATG ATGAGGATGGCCTTATCACTCAGGCAATCCTCTTAGGAAATATCGAGGCTGCCGTATCTTTGTGCTTCGCTAGCAAGAGGTACGCCGATGCCATAATCCTCTCGATGGCTGCCGGCCCCGAGTTACTAGCTCGTACCCAGTACAGATACTTTTCAGAACATTCCAGTGCACTGAATTCTTTGATCAATTCATTAGTTAGCGAAAATTGGGCAGAGGTTGTGAGCAGCAGTGACATAAAATGCTGGAAGGAAGCGTTAATTGGTATATTTACACATTCCAGTACACAGGAGCGATCTGCCTTGTGCG ATATGCTCGGCGATCGTTTGGTGTCGTGTGACAATCCGAGTCTTAAGAAGCAAGCGcaaatttgttacatttgctcCGGCAACTTGAACAAGCTGATTGAGGTGTCCGATGCCGATATTCAAGAAGTGGTGGAACTGGTCGTCATCATGCAGAAAGCCTTGGAACTGCAAGGTGTCAGAGAATTCGAGATAAAGGATAAAATTGCCTCTGTGCTGTCTCAGTACGCTGAGATGCTGGCGGCGGAGGGTGATCTGGAGGCCGCCTTGAATTACCTTGGAAACAGCCAGGAACAAAGAGTTTCGATGTTGAGGGACCGTTTGTGCAAAGCTCTGAGTTACATACAAGAGCAGAGGCATGTCGCGAAGCCTGCGACGCAGAACTACTACTACGAACAGACGCAAAGACCCTCGCAGAACTTGCAGAACGTGTACAATCCGCTGCAACAACCGTTTCAACAAACACTTGGGCAAGCCCCCGCGCAGAGCTGGAACACAACTCCGCTGAAACAAACTTACGGTGCTTCTACAAATCCATTTAATAGTCCACCGTCCCAGCTGTCGCAGCCGCCTCAGTCGTCCCAGCCGTACGGAATGCCTCCACTCCCCCCACAGCCTCAAGCACAGTCCACGATCTACGATCAGTATTCCACATCACACTCGTACAATCAAGCCCCTTACAATCAAGTTCCCGCTCAGCCTCCACCTCCACCTCCACCGACATCCGGTTCTAGTTTGAGTGGCTCGAGACCATCCAGTGTCGGACCGCAATCGAGATCAAAATATCTAATAGATCCCTCTGTCAAATCCACTCCCTCATACGGTCAGAGTGGTTTCCCGTCGCAAAATCCGATATACAATTCTCAGCAAGTGGCTCCCGTTCCTGGCTACCCTCTACAAAATTCATACCAACCCCAAGTTCCTATGTCCGGTAACGTTTATCCCAATCAACCGCCAACTTTCATGAATAATCCGAAAGAACCTGAGTTGCACAAGCCACCTCAGTCAAACGTGATGCCGCCAGCGCAAAATGCGCCCCAGACCCAGATATACGAACCCGTCAGATCGCAGCCTGCATCACAAATACCGTTACCTGGAAATGAAAACATGTATCAGATACCGCCGCAATCGTCTGGATGGAATGATCCACCGATTGGAAAAAGTTCCAAAATGCAG CCGGTACTGGCATTATACAACAAAAACGAAATGTCTGCGGAACATGCTGGTACCAGGAAGTGGAAAGCAAAGCATTCGAGGGGTACAAATGTTAAG ccaAAACAGGAATTTCAGTCAAAAGTTCCCATTTTGCATCCATTGCGAGGTAGCCAACCAGAACCAGCT cCATTACCTCAAGATAATCTCTATCAGCCTCTTGAAAGTCATGCACCTTATAATTCACAATATGGACAAAGTATGCCAAGCATTGCATCACCTATCAAGCCACCGGTTGAGCCATTACAACCTGCGATGCCTGCGAAGGTGGTTGAACATGAAAAACCCAAAGCGCCCATTCCGGAGCAGCATGTACACTTGAAAACAGTATTGgacgaattaaaaaatcaatgctACGAAAATGCAAAGAATCCG caaattaaaagaaaaatagaagacGTGTCAAAGAAACTGGAAGTGCTATACGATTGTCTTAGAGAGAATAAG TTATCTCAGAATACCTTGCAAGGGTTACATCAAATATCACAAACGATTCAAAATGGTAATTATACGGGAGGATTAGACTTACATACGCAGTTAGTATCAGGACCAGATTTCAGTCAGATAGCTTCCTTTATGCCGGGGATTAAAGTTTTACTTCTAAGTGCTCTTCAATTAAGCGTATACATTAGATAG
- the Sec31 gene encoding protein transport protein Sec31A isoform X2 has protein sequence MKVKELLKTVNVAWSPPAQHPIMLAAGTAAQQLDASFSTSASLDLYSLNLQQPGYEMELQASVPSDHRFHKIIWGSYGNNPAGIIVGGCEDGTIKIYSAAKLLARDNNYLINSPLRHAGPVRAMDFNPFRDENQLATGATESEIFIWDINTNTPTTLSKNQQSEDVQHIAWNKQVHLKDILASTFSQCCVIWNVKEKKPIFKLTDANSRVRWKVAQWHPDVGTQLCLASEDDQTPIIELWDVRVPTSPLKTLQGHQRGVLSIAWNPQDSDLLLSCAKDNRILCWNPNSNAQNGEVICELAQTAQWNFDVSWCPRHPGLIVGSSFDGHAVVYSLLGGSQQEISNRMDLFPGIDPFNQPLPTMQTGTAPVLTKAPKWLRRPFGASFGFGGKLVIFENQSADLNRKPNLERKVIISQVITQPSLIQRSNKLKAAVETEQYSDFCQEKVDRSSDEHSKKIWSCVRAYFDENVTKSILELLGYNIETMNNKLNQFIPQDDISSIIEGVSNLNNVLNGNVMAGSTGFDTIAQEQSKKASLNKLVDNTYTINTSDDEDGLITQAILLGNIEAAVSLCFASKRYADAIILSMAAGPELLARTQYRYFSEHSSALNSLINSLVSENWAEVVSSSDIKCWKEALIGIFTHSSTQERSALCDMLGDRLVSCDNPSLKKQAQICYICSGNLNKLIEVSDADIQEVVELVVIMQKALELQGVREFEIKDKIASVLSQYAEMLAAEGDLEAALNYLGNSQEQRVSMLRDRLCKALSYIQEQRHVAKPATQNYYYEQTQRPSQNLQNVYNPLQQPFQQTLGQAPAQSWNTTPLKQTYGASTNPFNSPPSQLSQPPQSSQPYGMPPLPPQPQAQSTIYDQYSTSHSYNQAPYNQVPAQPPPPPPPTSGSSLSGSRPSSVGPQSRSKYLIDPSVKSTPSYGQSGFPSQNPIYNSQQVAPVPGYPLQNSYQPQVPMSGNVYPNQPPTFMNNPKEPELHKPPQSNVMPPAQNAPQTQIYEPVRSQPASQIPLPGNENMYQIPPQSSGWNDPPIGKSSKMQPKQEFQSKVPILHPLRGSQPEPAPLPQDNLYQPLESHAPYNSQYGQSMPSIASPIKPPVEPLQPAMPAKVVEHEKPKAPIPEQHVHLKTVLDELKNQCYENAKNPQIKRKIEDVSKKLEVLYDCLRENKLSQNTLQGLHQISQTIQNGNYTGGLDLHTQLVSGPDFSQIASFMPGIKVLLLSALQLSVYIR, from the exons ATGAAAGTCAAGGAATTGCTGAAGACTGTGAATGTAGCATGGTCTCCACCAGCTCAACATCCTATCATGTTGGCTGCGGGGACAGCGGCACAACAACTAGATGCAAGTTTTAGTACTTCTGCCAGTTTAGATTTGTACTCATTGAACTTACAACAACCAGGATATGAAATGGAACTTCAAGCCAGTGTTCCCAGTGATCACAG gtttcataaaattatttggggATCCTACGGAAATAACCCAGCAGGCATAATTGTTGGAGGTTGTGAGGATGGCactataaaaatctattctgCTGCAAAGTTATTGGCCAgggataataattatttgataaatagtCCTCTCAGACATGCCGGACCTGTCAGGGCAATGGATTTTAATCCGTTCCGGGATGAAAATCAGTTAGCTACAGGTGCAACAGAGagtgagatttttatttgggacattaaTACAAATACACCAACAACACTTTCTAAAAATCAGCAGTCAGAAGATGTTCAACACATTGCTTGGAACAAACAAG TACATTTAAAGGATATTCTTGCATCCACATTTTCACAGTGCTGTGTTATATGGaatgtgaaagaaaaaaagccaATATTCAAACTGACAGATGCAAATTCAAGG GTACGTTGGAAAGTTGCCCAATGGCATCCAGATGTTGGAACACAATTGTGCTTAGCATCCGAGGATGATCAAACACCCATCATTGAATTGTGGGATGTAAGAGTTCCAACATCACCTCTAAAAACTCTGCAAGGTCATCAGCGTGGTGTTCTATCAATTGCATGGAATCCACAAGATTCTGATCTACTTTTGAGCTGCGCAAAGGATAATAGAATTTTGTGTTGGAATCCTAATTCAAACGCACAG AATGGTGAAGTGATATGTGAGTTAGCTCAAACAGCTCAATGGAATTTTGATGTCTCGTGGTGTCCGAGGCATCCAGGATTAATTGTTGGCAGTAGCTTCGATGGCCATGCTGTTGTCTACTCTTTATTAGGTGGATCACAACAAGAAATATCCAACAGAATGGATTTATTCCCAGGAATAGATCCTTTCAACCAGCCTCTACCTACAATGCAAACAGGAACAGCACCAGTTTTAACAAAAGCGCCTAAATGGTTAAGAAGACCATTTGGAGCATCATTTGGG ttcgGTGgtaaattagtaattttcgaGAATCAATCTGCTGATTTAAACAGAAAGCCAAATTTAGAGAGGAAAGTTATTATATCACAAGTAATCACACAACCCAGTCTCATTCAACGttccaataaattaaaagcagCAGTGGAAACTGAACAATATAGTGATTTCTGTCAAGAAAAGGTGGATAGATCGTCAGATGAACATTCGAAAAAAATCTGGAGCTGTGTTCGTGCTTACTTTGACGAAAATGTGACAAAGAGTATATTAGAATTATTGGGCTACAATATCGAAACGATGAATAATAAACTGAATCAGTTTATACCTCAGGATGATATAAGCAGCATCATAGAAGGTGTCTCTAATCTTAACAAT GTATTAAATGGAAATGTTATGGCCGGTAGTACTGGATTTGATACCATTGCACAAGAGCAAAGCAAGAAAGCATCGTTAAACAAACTTGTGGATAACACTTACACCATAAATACTTCCGATG ATGAGGATGGCCTTATCACTCAGGCAATCCTCTTAGGAAATATCGAGGCTGCCGTATCTTTGTGCTTCGCTAGCAAGAGGTACGCCGATGCCATAATCCTCTCGATGGCTGCCGGCCCCGAGTTACTAGCTCGTACCCAGTACAGATACTTTTCAGAACATTCCAGTGCACTGAATTCTTTGATCAATTCATTAGTTAGCGAAAATTGGGCAGAGGTTGTGAGCAGCAGTGACATAAAATGCTGGAAGGAAGCGTTAATTGGTATATTTACACATTCCAGTACACAGGAGCGATCTGCCTTGTGCG ATATGCTCGGCGATCGTTTGGTGTCGTGTGACAATCCGAGTCTTAAGAAGCAAGCGcaaatttgttacatttgctcCGGCAACTTGAACAAGCTGATTGAGGTGTCCGATGCCGATATTCAAGAAGTGGTGGAACTGGTCGTCATCATGCAGAAAGCCTTGGAACTGCAAGGTGTCAGAGAATTCGAGATAAAGGATAAAATTGCCTCTGTGCTGTCTCAGTACGCTGAGATGCTGGCGGCGGAGGGTGATCTGGAGGCCGCCTTGAATTACCTTGGAAACAGCCAGGAACAAAGAGTTTCGATGTTGAGGGACCGTTTGTGCAAAGCTCTGAGTTACATACAAGAGCAGAGGCATGTCGCGAAGCCTGCGACGCAGAACTACTACTACGAACAGACGCAAAGACCCTCGCAGAACTTGCAGAACGTGTACAATCCGCTGCAACAACCGTTTCAACAAACACTTGGGCAAGCCCCCGCGCAGAGCTGGAACACAACTCCGCTGAAACAAACTTACGGTGCTTCTACAAATCCATTTAATAGTCCACCGTCCCAGCTGTCGCAGCCGCCTCAGTCGTCCCAGCCGTACGGAATGCCTCCACTCCCCCCACAGCCTCAAGCACAGTCCACGATCTACGATCAGTATTCCACATCACACTCGTACAATCAAGCCCCTTACAATCAAGTTCCCGCTCAGCCTCCACCTCCACCTCCACCGACATCCGGTTCTAGTTTGAGTGGCTCGAGACCATCCAGTGTCGGACCGCAATCGAGATCAAAATATCTAATAGATCCCTCTGTCAAATCCACTCCCTCATACGGTCAGAGTGGTTTCCCGTCGCAAAATCCGATATACAATTCTCAGCAAGTGGCTCCCGTTCCTGGCTACCCTCTACAAAATTCATACCAACCCCAAGTTCCTATGTCCGGTAACGTTTATCCCAATCAACCGCCAACTTTCATGAATAATCCGAAAGAACCTGAGTTGCACAAGCCACCTCAGTCAAACGTGATGCCGCCAGCGCAAAATGCGCCCCAGACCCAGATATACGAACCCGTCAGATCGCAGCCTGCATCACAAATACCGTTACCTGGAAATGAAAACATGTATCAGATACCGCCGCAATCGTCTGGATGGAATGATCCACCGATTGGAAAAAGTTCCAAAATGCAG ccaAAACAGGAATTTCAGTCAAAAGTTCCCATTTTGCATCCATTGCGAGGTAGCCAACCAGAACCAGCT cCATTACCTCAAGATAATCTCTATCAGCCTCTTGAAAGTCATGCACCTTATAATTCACAATATGGACAAAGTATGCCAAGCATTGCATCACCTATCAAGCCACCGGTTGAGCCATTACAACCTGCGATGCCTGCGAAGGTGGTTGAACATGAAAAACCCAAAGCGCCCATTCCGGAGCAGCATGTACACTTGAAAACAGTATTGgacgaattaaaaaatcaatgctACGAAAATGCAAAGAATCCG caaattaaaagaaaaatagaagacGTGTCAAAGAAACTGGAAGTGCTATACGATTGTCTTAGAGAGAATAAG TTATCTCAGAATACCTTGCAAGGGTTACATCAAATATCACAAACGATTCAAAATGGTAATTATACGGGAGGATTAGACTTACATACGCAGTTAGTATCAGGACCAGATTTCAGTCAGATAGCTTCCTTTATGCCGGGGATTAAAGTTTTACTTCTAAGTGCTCTTCAATTAAGCGTATACATTAGATAG